One Drosophila subobscura isolate 14011-0131.10 chromosome U, UCBerk_Dsub_1.0, whole genome shotgun sequence DNA window includes the following coding sequences:
- the LOC117900583 gene encoding probable cytochrome P450 310a1, whose translation MWLLLPILLYSVIFLAVRHIYSHWRRKGFPSERAGISWSFLHQAYRREFRHVEAICEAYQTGRDRLLGIYCFFRPVLIVRNVELAQTILQQSNGHFNDLKWDYVKGYRRFNLLEKLSPIFATKRLSEMFGHVQRVGDHLTAHLLHLEQAQVGTLELDLQQMLRVYAINIIGNLIYGLDVNNFEQKDHILSSYVSAGHGSLQSFTLSRLPQKSSFTYRLRDLIKQGVEHREEHGLIRKDILQLLIRFRNGNDICGDKWQIDMDNEQDKLLSIKRVAKVAEELLKVSLDSVSSNITLTLFEILQEPLIVEKLQAEIKELSIENGLLKFEELEGLKYMDMCLKETVRKYPPLPIIERICRKSYTLPNTKFTIDEGKTLMVPLLAIHRDERYFSEPMKYKPLRFLHTEKSAECQSNAFIGFGIGGAQCVGQNFAKMVIKVALIKLLQNFHLELDAALVENLEISHQPAPFIRTKDGLKVRLKRREIKPKFYN comes from the exons atgtggctgctgctgcccattctGCTGTATTCGGTGATCTTTCTGGCTGTGCGACACATCTATAGCCACTGGCGACGCAAGGGCTTCCCCTCGGAAAGGGCCGGCATCTCGTGGTCTTTCCTGCATCAGGCCTATCGTCGGGAATTCCGACATGTGGAGGCCATCTGTGAGGCCTACCAGACGGGCCGTGATCGTCTCTTGGGCATCTACTGCTTCTTTCGGCCGGTGCTCATCGTTCGCAATGTGGAATTGGCTCAAACGATACTCCAGCAGTCGAATGGACACTTTAATGATCTCAAATGGGACTATGTCAAGGGCTACAGGCGATTCAATCTGCTGGAGAAGCTGTCGCCAATATTTGCCACCAAACGGCTGTCGGAGATGTTTGGCCATGTGCAGCGTGTGGGAGATCATTTGACAGCCCATTTGCTGCACTTGGAACAGGCACAGGTTGGGACCCTGGAACTGGATTTGCAGCAAATGTTgagagt TTATGCCATCAACATTATAGGCAATCTTATCTACGGTTTGGATGTCAACAACTTTGAGCAGAAGGATCACATACTCAGCAGCTATGTGAGCGCAGGACATGGCAGTTTGCAATCATT CACGCTAAGTCGCCTGCCACAGAAATCCTCCTTCACCTATCGTCTCAGAGATCTCATCAAGCAGGGCGTTGAGCACCGCGAGGAACATGGGCTTATACGCAAGGATATACTCCAATTACTGATTAGATTCCGCAATGGCAATGACATTTGCGGTGACAAGTGGCAAATAGATATGGATAATG AACAAGACAAACTCTTGTCCATCAAACGCGTGGCCAAAGTGGCTGAGGAGCTGCTCAAAGTATCGCTGGATTCGGTGTCCTCTAACATAACACTAACACTCTTTGAGATACTACAAGAACCGCTCATAGTGGAGAAACTTCAAGCTGAAATCAAGGAACTAAGCATAGAGAATGGTTTGCTGAAGTTTGAGGAACTTGAGGGTCTCAAGTACATGGATATGTGTCTTAAAG AAACCGTTCGCAAGTACCCACCATTACCCATCATTGAACGCATTTGCCGCAAAAGTTATACGCTGCCCAACACTAAGTTTACGATTGATGAGGGCAAAACTCTGATGGTGCCCCTGCTGGCCATACACCGCGATGAGCGGTACTTCAGCGAGCCCATGAAATACAAACCTTTAAGGTTTCTACATACAGAAAAGTCTGCGGAGTGCCAGAGCAATGCCTTCATTGGGTTCGGCATTGGTGGAGCTCAGTGTGTGG ggcaaaactttgccaaaatGGTCATCAAAGTTGCGCTGATCAAACTGCTGCAGAACTTTCACCTGGAATTGGATGCAGCGCTCGTGGAGAACCTAGAAATTTCGCATCAGCCAGCACCGTTTATACGCACAAAAGATGGTCTGAAAGTCAGGTTGAAAAGGCGCGAAATAAAGCCGAAATTTTACAACTAA